A single genomic interval of bacterium harbors:
- a CDS encoding MFS transporter produces the protein MILPLLPAFVTGTLGLGPHVLGIMEGFAETVASLLKYASGRWSDRVRRRKPLAVAGYLLSNIVRPAMGLAQAGWHVVALRSTDRAGKGVRSAPRDALLAASVDTRDRGRAFGFHRAMDHAGAVVGPALAFVLLSVFAFDVRTVFFLSAIPGAIAVLFIAFRVREKRAANAAPEADAKIAGDSNAHSNSATPDGSSDDFDRRRFGVFLAAMVLFTLGNSTDVFLLLHAQELGVPVAYAPVLWIVLHLSKTAFATPGGTLSDRIGRRKAILAGWGVYAIAYAGFAAANAAWQMWPLFIFYGLFYGLTEGPERAMAADLVPSRRHGLGFGLYHLSVGVAALPASVVAGYLWKAYGAPAALGLGATFAIIAALVLALGLKEARPAQAA, from the coding sequence ATGATTCTTCCGCTGCTGCCCGCGTTCGTGACCGGCACGCTCGGGCTCGGTCCGCACGTGCTCGGCATCATGGAAGGCTTCGCGGAGACGGTCGCGTCGTTGCTCAAGTACGCATCGGGCCGGTGGTCGGATCGCGTGCGTCGCCGGAAGCCGCTCGCGGTCGCCGGTTATCTGCTTTCCAACATCGTGCGCCCCGCGATGGGTCTCGCGCAGGCCGGTTGGCACGTCGTGGCGCTTCGTTCGACCGACCGCGCCGGAAAGGGCGTGCGCAGCGCGCCGCGAGACGCGCTGCTGGCCGCCTCGGTCGACACGCGCGACCGCGGGCGCGCGTTCGGGTTTCATCGCGCGATGGACCACGCCGGCGCGGTCGTGGGTCCGGCGCTCGCGTTCGTGTTGCTCTCCGTGTTCGCGTTCGATGTCCGCACCGTGTTTTTCCTCTCGGCGATTCCCGGCGCGATCGCCGTGTTGTTCATTGCGTTTCGCGTACGCGAGAAACGGGCGGCTAACGCGGCGCCCGAAGCGGACGCGAAAATCGCGGGCGATTCGAACGCGCATTCAAATTCCGCGACCCCGGATGGTTCTTCCGACGATTTCGACCGCCGCCGCTTCGGCGTGTTTCTCGCCGCGATGGTGCTATTCACGCTCGGCAACTCGACGGACGTTTTTCTCTTGCTGCACGCGCAGGAACTCGGCGTGCCGGTGGCTTACGCGCCGGTTTTGTGGATCGTTTTGCATCTGTCGAAGACGGCGTTTGCCACGCCGGGCGGCACGCTTTCCGATCGTATCGGGCGACGCAAGGCGATCCTTGCCGGCTGGGGCGTTTACGCGATTGCGTACGCCGGTTTCGCCGCCGCGAACGCGGCCTGGCAGATGTGGCCGCTTTTTATTTTCTACGGCCTGTTCTACGGGCTGACCGAAGGGCCGGAGCGCGCGATGGCCGCGGATCTCGTTCCTTCGCGGCGGCACGGCCTGGGATTCGGGCTCTACCACCTGTCCGTCGGCGTTGCCGCGCTGCCGGCGTCCGTCGTGGCGGGTTACCTCTGGAAGGCGTATGGCGCACCCGCCGCCCTTG
- a CDS encoding carboxypeptidase M32: MAEDLRATYKALLDDSRQISDLGRIMGLLGWDQETYMPAKGVEAKSRQLALLAGIVHRRNTAEKRGAWIARLTEHEDELSPDEKAVLRETRRAFERMTKLPAELVEEESRTCSLAHQDWIRARHESDFSVFADWLEKIVSIKKRIAGHWGYPNEPYDAMLDDYEPGATAESTGEVLAGLRAKLVPWVRKFADSGRAPRIDFLSQRFPVASQTRLAKFAMTAIGFDPEAGRLDISAHPFCSGTGGDVRLTTRYYEDQPFASLYGVIHEAGHGLYEQNLAREHEGTPLGESSSMSIHESQSRLWENVVGRSRAFLAFMEPTLRAEYKEQLAGVSLDDLYFAVNRVEPSLIRVEADEVTYGLHIILRFEIERDLLSGKLAVKDLPAAWNAKMQEFLGVTPQNDALGCLQDVHWSLGMFGYFPSYLLGSLNAAQLYAKARTDVPGIDEGFAEGRFAPLLAWLRENVHTHGRRYLPADLIEHVTGRPPSPDDFMAYVAEKYGALYGVSA, from the coding sequence ATGGCGGAGGATCTTCGGGCGACGTACAAAGCCCTGCTCGACGACTCGCGGCAGATTTCGGACCTCGGGCGCATCATGGGACTTCTGGGCTGGGACCAGGAGACGTACATGCCGGCCAAGGGCGTGGAAGCCAAATCGCGGCAGCTTGCGCTGTTGGCGGGCATCGTCCACCGGCGCAACACGGCCGAAAAACGCGGCGCGTGGATCGCGCGATTGACCGAACACGAGGACGAGTTGTCGCCCGACGAAAAGGCCGTGCTGCGCGAGACGCGGCGCGCCTTCGAGCGCATGACCAAACTGCCCGCCGAACTCGTCGAGGAAGAATCGCGCACCTGTTCGCTCGCGCACCAGGACTGGATTCGCGCGCGGCACGAGTCGGACTTTTCGGTCTTCGCCGACTGGCTCGAGAAGATCGTCTCGATCAAAAAGCGCATCGCCGGCCACTGGGGGTATCCGAACGAGCCCTACGACGCGATGCTCGACGACTACGAGCCGGGCGCGACGGCGGAATCGACCGGCGAGGTGCTCGCGGGCCTGCGCGCGAAGCTCGTTCCGTGGGTGCGCAAGTTCGCCGATTCGGGGCGGGCGCCGCGCATCGATTTTCTGTCGCAACGATTCCCGGTCGCGTCGCAAACGCGCCTTGCGAAATTTGCGATGACCGCGATCGGCTTTGACCCGGAAGCCGGGCGCCTCGATATCTCCGCGCATCCGTTTTGCAGCGGCACCGGCGGCGACGTGCGCCTGACGACGCGTTATTACGAGGACCAGCCGTTCGCGTCGCTGTACGGCGTCATCCACGAGGCGGGCCACGGGCTGTATGAGCAGAACCTCGCTCGCGAGCACGAGGGCACGCCGCTTGGCGAAAGCTCGTCGATGTCGATCCACGAGTCGCAGTCGCGCCTGTGGGAGAACGTCGTCGGCCGCTCGCGCGCCTTCCTCGCGTTCATGGAGCCGACGCTGCGCGCCGAATACAAGGAGCAGCTTGCGGGCGTGTCGCTCGACGATCTCTACTTCGCGGTCAACCGCGTGGAGCCCTCGCTCATCCGCGTCGAGGCCGACGAGGTCACCTACGGCCTGCACATCATTTTGCGCTTCGAGATCGAGCGCGATCTGCTTTCCGGCAAGCTCGCGGTGAAGGATCTTCCCGCCGCGTGGAACGCGAAGATGCAGGAGTTTCTCGGCGTGACGCCGCAAAACGACGCGCTCGGATGCCTTCAGGACGTGCACTGGTCGCTCGGCATGTTCGGATATTTTCCAAGCTACCTTCTCGGCAGCCTGAACGCGGCGCAACTCTACGCGAAAGCGCGCACCGATGTGCCGGGAATCGATGAAGGTTTCGCCGAAGGCCGGTTCGCCCCGCTGCTGGCCTGGCTGCGCGAAAACGTGCACACGCACGGCCGCCGCTACCTGCCCGCGGACCTCATCGAGCATGTCACCGGCCGCCCGCCGTCGCCGGACGATTTCATGGCGTATGTCGCCGAGAAATACGGCGCGCTGTACGGGGTGAGCGCGTAG